One Brassica napus cultivar Da-Ae chromosome A5, Da-Ae, whole genome shotgun sequence DNA window includes the following coding sequences:
- the LOC106453799 gene encoding LOW QUALITY PROTEIN: F-box protein At1g47056 (The sequence of the model RefSeq protein was modified relative to this genomic sequence to represent the inferred CDS: inserted 1 base in 1 codon; deleted 1 base in 1 codon), producing the protein MGQSTSAAGKIILNGRRTKLLSSKSPIETDESEVSPDYTSYIPDECLALVFQFLNSGNRKRCALVCRRWMIVEGRNRHRLSLHARSGLITSIPSLFSRFDSVVKLSLKCDRRSVSINDEALAMISLRCRNLKRLKLRACRELTYKGMATFAENCKGLNILSCGSCDFGAEGVKAVLDHCSSLEELSIKRLRNFTDSSHEPIGPGLAASSLKSICLKELYIGECFGPVIAGAKNLRSLKLFRCSGDWDMVLEEMAVKEHGIVEIHLERMQVTDVALAAISNCSSLESLHLVKTPECTNGGLAGIAEKCKCLRKLHIDGWKANLIGDEGLVAVAKFCSKLQELVLIGVNPTTLSLAMXAVKCQNLERLALCGCDTFGDPELSCIAAKCPSLRKLCIKNCPISDLGIENLANGCPGLIKVKIKKCRGVMGGCADWLRTVRPMLSVNADTVEPEGHEEGSNDAVEGGLQENRIEFPSLNSQIVAPSLASSSRSRSGYFKSRVGLFSGISLVACTLRQRESS; encoded by the exons ATGGGCCAATCAACATCAGCCGCCGGCAAGATCATCCTTAATGGACGGAGAACCAAATTGTTATCTTCCAAATCTCCGATTGAAACCGACGAATCCGAGGTCTCACCGGACTACACGTCTTATATACCCGACGAGTGCTTAGCCTTAGTGTTTCAGTTTCTCAACTCCGGTAATCGGAAAAGATGTGCTCTCGTTTGCCGACGGTGGATGATCGTTGAAGGACGTAATCGTCACCGTCTCTCTCTCCACGCTCGCTCAGGTCTGATTACTTCGATCCCTTCCCTCTTCTCTCGATTCGATTCCGTCGTGAAGCTTTCTCTAAAATGCGACCGTAGATCCGTGAGTATCAACGACGAGGCTTTAGCCATGATATCTCTCCGGTGTCGTAATCTGAAGAGGCTTAAGCTTAGAGCTTGCCGTGAGCTCACTTACAAAGGTATGGCTACGTTCGCTGAGAACTGCAAAGGTTTGAACATACTCTCTTGTGGATCTTGCGATTTCGGAGCTGAAGGCGTGAAGGCCGTGCTCGATCACTGCTCCTCCCTCGAGGAGTTATCCATCAAGCGTCTCCGTAACTTCACCGACTCAAGTCATGAGCCGATCGGTCCAGGTCTTGCTGCTTCTTCTCTCAAGTCGATTTGCTTGAAGGAGCTTTACATTGGCGAATGCTTTGGTCCTGTGATCGCCGGGGCAAAGAATCTCAGATCTTTGAAGCTTTTCAGGTGCTCTGGTGACTGGGACATGGTTCTTGAAGAGATGGCGGTTAAGGAGCATGGTATAGTGGAGATTCATCTAGAGAGGATGCAAGTCACTGATGTAGCTTTAGCTGCCATCTCTAATTGCTCGAGCCTCGAGAGTTTGCATCTTGTGAAGACGCCTGAATGTACTAATGGTGGATTAGCTGGAATTGCTGAGAAGTGTAAGTGTTTAAGGAAGCTTCATATAGATGGATGGAAAGCGAATTTGATTGGAGACGAAGGGCTTGTTGCTGTGGCTAAGTTTTGTTCTAAGTTACAGGAGCTGGTTCTCATTGGTGTGAATCCGACAACGCTAAGTTTAGCAA TTGCTGTAAAATGTCAGAATCTTGAAAGATTAGCACTTTGTGGTTGTGATACGTTTGGTGATCCTGAGCTTTCTTGTATTGCAGCGAAGTGTCCGAGTTTAAGGAAATTATGTATCAAGAACTGTCCGATTTCAGATTTGGGGATCGAGAATCTTGCAAACGGTTGCCCTGGTTTAATTAAAGTG AAAATCAAGAAGTGTAGAGGAGTGATGGGCGGTTGCGCAGACTGGTTAAGAACGGTCAGGCCTATGCTTTCGGTGAACGCAGACACCGTAGAACCAGAAGGTCATGAAGAAGGAAGCAATGATGCTGTTGAAGGAGGTTTGCAAGAGAACAGAATCGAGTTCCCTAGTTTGAACAGCCAGATTGTAGCACCAAGCCTTGCGTCAAGCAGTAGAAGCCGGTCAGGGTATTTCAAATCACGAGTTGGATTATTCAGTGGAATAAGTTTAGTAGCTTGCACTTTGAGACAACGTGAAAGCAGTTGA